The following are encoded together in the Triticum dicoccoides isolate Atlit2015 ecotype Zavitan chromosome 6B, WEW_v2.0, whole genome shotgun sequence genome:
- the LOC119323840 gene encoding formamidase-like, whose protein sequence is MAPLTPRLVVPIDVKKKPWEQEVPLHNRWHPDIPPVADVTQGELFRVEMVDCTGGQVRDDDSADDIKSLDFAAPHYLSGPLRVVDSEGVPASPGDLLAVEICNLGPLPGDEWGYTGTFEREHGGGFLTDHFPSARKAIWYFEGIYTHSPQIPGVRFPGLTHPGIVGTAPSAELLNIWNQRERELVEAGHESLNLCQVLHQRPLASLPTSHNCLLGKMQEGTAEWEKIANEAARTIPGRENGGNCDIKNLSRGSKVYLPVFVEGANLSTGDMHFSQGDGEVSFCGAIEMSGFLELKCEIIRGGMKEYLTPVGPTPLHVNPIFEIGPVEPRFSEWLVFEGISVDESGKQHFLDASVAYKRAVLNAIEYLSRFGYSKEQVYILLSCCPCEGRISGIVDAPNAVATLAIPTAIFDQDIKPKRLGNGPKLRRFPDVLR, encoded by the exons ATGGCTCCTCTCACTCCCAGGCTTGTAGTGCCCATAGATGTGAAGAAGAAGCCATGGGAGCAGGAGGTTCCTCTCCACAACCGCTGGCACCCGGACATCCCTCCGGTCGCCGATGTGACTCAAGGGGAATTATTCCGTGTTGAGATGGTCGATTGTACCGGAGGGCAGGTTAGAGATGATGACTCGGCAGACGATATCAAATCTCTGGATTTTGCAGCG CCTCACTATCTCAGTGGCCCACTTAGAGTAGTTGATTCCGAAGGGGTTCCAGCTTCACCCGGTGATCTTCTTGCGGTGGAGATCTGCAACCTCGGCCCGCTTCCCGGTGACGAGTGGGGTTATACTGGAACATTTGAAAGGGAGCATGGAGGCGGGTTCTTAACTGACCACTTCCCGAGTGCAAGAAAAGCCATTTGGTATTTCGAAGGAATTTACACGCACTCCCCTCAGATACCAG GTGTTCGGTTTCCGGGGTTAACTCATCCTGGTATAGTGGGAACTGCACCGTCAGCCGAGCTTCTCAATATATGGAACCAAAGGGAAAGAGAATTGGTCGAGGCGGGTCACGAGTCTCTGAATTTGTGTCAAGTTCTACACCAGAGACCCCTTGCTAGCTTACCAACCTCCCACAACTGCTTACTTGGGAAG ATGCAAGAAGGGACTGCTGAATGGGAAAAAATTGCAAATGAAGCAGCAAGAACGATTCCTGGAAGAGAGAATGGGGGTAACTGTGACATAAAGAATCTAAGCAGAGGTTCCAAAGTTTATCTACCAGTATTTGTTGAAGGAGCAAATTTGAGTACTGGTGATATGCACTTCTCCCAAGGTGATGGTGAAGTCTCATTTTGTGGAGCAATAGAAATGAGTGGATTCCTTGAGCTAAA GTGTGAAATTATAAGAGGTGGCATGAAGGAATACTTGACTCCTGTTGGTCCAACACCACTTCATGTAAATCCTATCTTTGAGATAGGTCCGGTGGAGCCGCGTTTCTCGGAATGGTTAGTCTTCGAGGGCATCAGCGTGGATGAGTCGGGGAAACAACATTTCCTTGATGCATCAGTTGCCTACAAGCGTGCAGTTCTCAACGCCATTGAGTACCTTTCTAGATTTGGGTACTCCAAGGAGCAG GTCTATATTTTACTGTCATGCTGTCCATGTGAAGGTAGGATATCTGGAATAGTAGACGCCCCTAATGCAGTGGCGACACTTGCCATACCTACAGCGATATTCGACCAG GATATAAAGCCAAAACGCCTGGGGAATGGACCAAAGTTGAGAAGATTTCCGGATGTTCTGAGATGA